GACCTTGCGAATACCGGGCTCATCATCAATGAGCACTATTTTCCATTCCGTCTGGGGCACCATGCAAATATATACTAAACGACCGGTTTGGGAACAAAATCACGGTTAATACTTAGAACCGGGCAAAACGCCCCTCCCGCCACCTTAAGGGTCGTAGAACCCAGCACAGCTTTTTCAGGGTCCTTTTCCTTGGAATGGTGGGCCATGACAATCAGATCCGCATGACAAATTCTGGCAAACTTAAGGATCTCCACATGTGGTGCGCCTTCCCAGGCATCTATGCTATAGCCCACCACCCCGGCAAGCTTTGTTCCAAACATAGTCTTCATTTTTTCAATGGCCTCTTGAATTTGGAACTCAATCCTCTCTGCAGATGGATATTCATCATTTTCCAGCAGGGGCATGGCATAGAAGATATGGAGAGAAGCATTATAAAATTTTGCGATTTCAAATGCATAGTTAAATGCGCAAAGGGCAGGCTCGGAAAAATCCATGGCCAGGACAATGTTTTGAAAGGCTACTTTAAGCCTGCCCTGGATCATTTCATAATCCTGATGAATTTTCATCACCGCAGGGATAAGCAAATCCGGATCAAAGGGTTTGACCAAATAATCCAAAGCGCCTGTTTTCATAGCTTTCAACGCCGTATCAATGGTGGCATAAGCTGTCATCATCACCACGTCCATAGCCGGATAGTTCTGTTTTGCACGGGTTAGGAGTGTCACACCGTCCATCTCCGGCATTTTAATATCCGTGAGCATGAGTTGATATTGTTTTTTCTCCAGCATTTCAAGGGCTACAGCACCTGATTCCGCCATGTCTGCATAAAAGCCTTCATCCTCCAACCATTCCCTCAAAGAATCGCGCATGGAAAGCTCATCATCGACAATGAGGATTGAAAAATTTTTCCGGTCCTGTTTTGACAACACCACGTCATCCACAGGAAAAATCTGCGGCACATCCGGAGGCACAATCATCACGGGACACCTGGCTTTTAAACTCACCTTCTGCAGGGTTGAACCAGTCAACCCCCAGATCCTGGGCTGATTTTCCGCCACCTTGTGGGGCCCCATGACAATGAGATCTACATTTTTTTTCCGAGCAAACCGTAAAATTTCGTCCTGGGGAATACCCGGCACCACCTGGACTTCGTAATTTTCAATTTTCGACAGTTGGGGCGAAAAATAGTCTTCCAACTCTTTTTTCACCTCTTCCACCTTGCCGCTGGGTAACAAATACCGAATGGCGCTCCACCCCTCCTCGGGCAGGCCATAGGCGTGAAAAACAAATAGCTTGGACCGGCGGGGCCTTGCCAGAGCAAAAGATAAATTAGACGCCCCCTTGCTTTCATCTGCCGGTGTTGTTGCCAGTAAAATTTTACTAAACATAACTATTCTCCTTTTGCAAAATCCTCTCGACAGGCTGCCGAATCCAAATGATAGCAGGTCAAGCGATGCGTAAACCATCCACCGGGCAACAGTATAGCCGGACAAAAATTTCAGGTCGAAAACGAAACGCCCGTAACCAATAGGAACAGCACGGTTTTCGCTCAGGCACTATGCTATTCAGGAACTTAAATCGACGATTCATCTTTATCCTCCGCGGATTGCTTGGATTAAGAACTCGCCTAATTAAAGGTGGATTTGATCTTTATTTCACTATATCGAGTTAAAAAGATATGTGCAAGGGGATTTCCCAGGGCATCAAGCCCTTTAACAGGCCATGCAACCAACAGCCTGTTGTTTCAGCATATCCGGGAACAAAACCAAACAAATTTCATGTCATTACCATCTTTTCTTGAAGCAATGCAGATTTAAGTTTTTTTCAACAAATGTCGATTTTAATAACGGCCATGGGCCGACCTGGCCTATCAGCACCCAGGCTCGCCCCACAACAAAGCATGAAAGAACATTAGCAACTTATTGGTACTTTCATATAAAAATTAAAAAGGGTTAAAACAATATTTTTACATTGAATTTACATGTATCCTGCTGTATTATTTAGATATTATCATACAGATAATGCAACACGTAAAAACGGGGAGGTCCCATGACAATTTCCTTCAACAACAACCCCTCGGCATTAATCGCCGCAACAATGCTTGAAAAAACCAACACCGGGTTGACGAACTCTCTGGAACGTATCGCAACGGGCCGGAAAATAAACTCAGCGGCAGACGATGCAGCAGGATTGACCATTGCCAACAGCCTGAGAAGTCAATCTTTGGCTACCGGCCAACAAATGCAGAATCTTAGTGACAACGTATCCATCGCCCAAACGGCTGACGGCGCGTTAGGCCAGATCACCGATATTCTCCAGGATATCCGAACCCAGGCCGAGAATGCTGCCGGAGGAAGCCACTCCCAGGAGAGCTTGAACGCCATCCAGTCTGACATTCAAGGCTCTTTGGATGCCATTAATGATATTGTAGACTCGACATCCTATAACGGCCAAAATCTTTTGGACGGCACTTACAACAGAAACGGCCTTTCAATCGCATCTGCGTATACATCAACCCTTGGTTCCCAGGAAACAGGCTTTTTGTCAGACATTGACATCACCACCCCGGAAGGCGCCCAAAAAGCCTTGGAAACTTTAGACCGTGCTATGGACCAAATCGGTGAAAACCGGTCTTCGGTGGGGACCACCCAGAATCAGTACACCTCGGATATCGGCAACCTATCCACCATGCAGCTCAATCAAATGGCATCGGAATCTGAAATAAGGGATGTGGACATCGCAGAAGAAAGCATCATTCTAAATCAAATGAAGCTGCTTAGGAATGCAAACATTTACGCCTTGAATCAATCCAACGAGGCCCAGAATAAATATGCCGACCTGCTGGGATAGCTTAGGATCGCAATTTCGTCTACTTTATTTCATCTGCAGCCCTTAACTCAAGGGCTGCTGCATCACATCCACCGCCACCTGAAGACGGTGGTTCCCGCCGCCAAGCACTGAACCCCGAACCGGGGTAATGTCTCCATAATCCCGCCCCCATGCCAAGGTGATGTGCTGATCATTGGGCACGACATCGTTGGTGGGATCCATATCTACCCATCCAAGCCCCGGAATATAAATGGAGAACCAGGCATGGGAGGCATCAGCACCGACCAACTTTGACTTTCCAGGCGGCGGCTGGGTATTCAGATAACCACTGACATACCGGGCCGCAAGCCCCATGGCCCGAAGACAGGCAATGCCCACATGGGCAAAATCCTGGCACACACCGCGCTTTATCTCAAAGGCCTTGGCAAGGGGGGTAGAGGTATTGGTGGCATTTGGATCATAGGCAAACTCTGTAAAAATCCGATGGGACAGATCAAGAGCGGCCCGGAGTATCGGAGTACCCGGCGTAAAAACTTCAGCGGCCCATCGTGCAATCTCTTTATTGGGCTGGACCATGGGAGAGGGAAATATAAATTCAAAGGCTTCCAGATCCCTGGGTGTTTCATACACCATCATCTTTTCTTTAACCTGTTCCCAAAGCGGCGTCTGATCCGGCATCAGCTGGGCTGCCGGATGAAGGGTCACCTCGGCCTCAGCCAGAATATCAAGCTCAGAATGGGGGCTTTCCAGGCATATATTAATAACGGTGTTGCCGAAATAATCCTGGCGTATGGACCGGACGGACGGTTTGGGTTTCAGGCAAACCCGGCTTTGGTTACAGGTCTGAAATTCTGAATTTCTGGGTATCAGCACCAGTTCACTATGGGACAATGAAGCCGGGGTGTCATATTGATAATGGGTCCGGTGGCTGATTTTATATTTCATTGTTCACCATTTCCGCCACAGGATAACCTTTCCCCTCAAACTGGCCATTTAGCTGTTTCTCCGTCTCAATCCGACTTAAATAGTGCTGGGTGATGCTGTCGGCGAGGCGTTCCAAATCTTTGTTCAATTTTTCCAGCAATACCTCCAGGTTAGGCAGCACATCTTTTTCCCCAGGTTTCATCAACTCCTGTGTATCTGCCAGCCGCAGCCGGGTGGTCAAATCCAGGATAATTTTTTCCTCTTTGGTCCTGAAAGAAAAGGGCTGAGAATTGGGGAGGCTTTCCAGGTGTGAATATAGTGCAGCCAACTGAAAACCCACAGACCGTGGGTTAATCTCATCCAGCAAAAGCAGGTCTACCAACGGCTCCATATGAATAGTGGTTCGGTACCGGGTGTGGTAGGTAATACGGCTGTCCGCCACCTCAAGCACAGCCTCAAGATCGTTGGCGTCCGGAATCGTGTCCCCCTGGATCAGACTGCGCATAACCGTTGTCATGTGAAGGGCCCGCTCAATGCGCCTGCCCATGTCCATGAACCGCCACCCCATACCCCGGGTCATGCTCTCCAGGGCAAGGCCTGCAAATGCAGACATATTCAGAATAATATCGCTGAGCATTTCCAGGATTTGCGCACTCTGATTCTTAGGGTCAATTCGAACCAGCCCTTTTTCAATACGCCCGAGAATCTGCCAGGAATCATCAGAGAGCCGGTCCCTCACCCGGTCAGCCACCTGGATGGCGTTGTTCAGACAATTGAGAATACTGCTTTGTATCTGAACCCCGTAAATGGACCGGTATAACTCTTTTTCAATAAGGCTTACGGAAAACGAAGCATCCGGCCGGCCAAGGTCTGCAGCAATAATTTTCAAACTGGCCATGGCCCGGAGAAAAAACGGCATTTCACGGACCTTGTCCAGTTGGGTTTCACTGTGCACACGCATCAAAACGCTTCGGATCACCCGCAGCATTCCTTCGGTACGCTCCATGTACCGCCCCAGCCACAGCATGTTATCTGCCACCCGGCTGGGCAAATCACTTCCCCTGTGAATTTCAAGGGGCGTGGTAAAACGGTGAAGCATGCTTTTAAATCCTGTGGGTCTCTCGGACAGACACCAGGCATCTTTGGCCCCCTGCCCTTTTCCCTGAGTACCTGACAAAACGAGGGTTTCCGAGTCATCGGCCACCCGGGCCAACCCACCTGACATGACGGCGGCTTCCACTTGATCCGTAATTTTTGCGGGTGCGGTACCGGCATTCTCCATGATGGCGGTGGAGAACATGCGCATAGCCGTATACCTGTTTTTTACGCCTTGTTCAGACCAGACCGGCGCAGTACAAGGTTCAACCGGATAATGACCGGCCCAGGCATAGGGTGTGGTCTGAATGGCGTTAATCAATTCCTGTATTTTAGGTCCGGCCAGGGTTTGAGTATTCACCACCCGGGTATGGGCGGGGCTGAATGCGCTGTAAAGGGTCATTGGCCGGGTATTATTTTTTATCTCTTCCACCACCCGCTGCAGAACGTCCGGGGAGCCTAACCAGAATGTATCTACATTCTCAAGGAGCAGGGGCTCACCTAGAATGTCCCGGCACAACTTCGGCAGCAAAGCAAACAGGCCTGGGGATTGAAGCACACCGGAACCAAGCGCATTGCTAATGGCCACATTGCCGGCCCTAACCGCCTGAAGCAGGCCGGGGATACCCGGAAATGTCCGGCTTGAACCGAGCAGGGGGTCACAGGCATAATCCGGAATCCGGCGCAAAATAACATCCACCCGCTGAAGCCCCCCCAGGGTTTTAAGAAAAACCCAATCGCCCCTGGTGGTCAGATCATTGGCCTCCACCAGGGTATAGCCCAGATATCTGGCCAGAAAGACCTGTTCAAAATAATGGGCCCCAAAAGGGCCGTCACAAAGCATCACAATATGCGGTTCCTGCTGTTTCTGACCGGAAATTTCCATCAGTGACAGATTCAGGTACTTAAAAAACGGGGCCAGGCGCTGGACCTTTTTGGAGTGAAACATCCTGGGCAAAATCCGGGTAAGGATAACCCGATTTTCCAGGGCATACCCGATACCTGCCGGATCCTGGGTGCCATGGGACGTTACCTGCCACCTGCCATCGGCCAGGCAGATGAGATCTGAAGAAAACAGATGGTGATCCGGGGTAACGCGATCACCACGAAACCGACACTGGCGAAGAAATCCAGGGTTGCCGAATATTAGCTCTGCAGGAATTACCCGCTTATTAATAAACTCCTGACGACCGTATATATCCTTAAAAATCAAAGACAACAGCTTTGTACGCTGCTGAATGCCGTACTCAAGGTTCTGCCAGGTACGGCTTGAAATGGGTAAAGGAATGGGATCAAGTGTCCAAGGGCGTTCTGTGGCGGTTGTCGGATTAAAAACATTGTAGGCAGAGCCATGCTCATGAATAATCTGCCGTGCTTTTTTCCAGCGCTGAGACAACTCGGCGGTCCCCAGGCTGTTAAGATATTTAGCCAGTCCGTCCCAAGGGGGTTGCATCTTACCGTTACTTAAATCAACGGCTGTGCTCTGGTTTAGTATCTCCGTGGTAAATACCGGGGTAACAGATTTGGTCCCGGACGGTCCCGGGTCATTCCCGGGGATGGATTCATTGGTCGGACGCATTCAATTGTGTCTATATCTAAGCTGTTTTCAAAGTATTCCCGCCAAAGCGGAATCTGCTATAGTTATTATTCTAAAAGGGACCTACTATAATTGATCCACCTGAAAGACGCAAGGTCAAAACGGCCTTGGCGGGTCAATCGATATATAAAAAAACAACTCAACAATGATGACGGGGGTAATTCTTCGAATCCGTACTTTAACACGCTCAAAGCGTCTATTATGCTTGACTTCTCTTGTTTTTCTCATATAATTTTACATAAACGGTTATGGGATGAACCAGGCTATCCAACGTAACACTCTACATACAACAGAATATTTAAATAATTCAAAATTTTAGCTGGTCTTCCTCATAGCGCTCTTGGGCTGTCCTGATTTTGCACCACGATTCAGCCCAGGACAAAAGCAACAAGATCTATTCGGTTAAACATACTTTTTTGCAGGAACAACCACAATGAAGTCTACCAATAATCTTTTGAGGAGATTGTCATGAAAGAAATTCAAATAAAAACGGTTATGACCCCCTTACTCGACTATGTGACCCTCAAGGAAACGGATACTGTTTATGATGTATTCCAGATTTTAGAAAAAAACAACTCAGATAACCGCCAAGCCCACAGGGATGTCATTGTCGTTGACAACAACGGCAAGTTCAAGGGAAAAGTGACCATGCTTGATATTTTCAGATCTCTTGAACCTAACTACAAAAAACTATTCAAAAACTATAAAGACGGCACACTGACCAAAGATTATGTGATTAATGCAGTTCGGGATTTTAACCTCTGGATGGAACCTATTCAAAACCTTTGCGAACGTGGCGCAAACATCAAAATTTCAGAAATCATGCACATTCCCAGCGACGTTGAATACCTCCAGGAAAACGACTCTTTAGAAAAAGCGCTACATGAATATGTTATGGGCGTCCACCAGCCTTTGATCGTAAAAAACGGCGACACAGTCACCGGCGTTCTTAGATTCTGTGATTTGTTTGAGGTGATCAGAGACCGGATGCTGGCCTGTCCTGCTCCCGAATAACGGCCATGGGCCGTCCTTGGTCTATCTACACCTATGCTTTGACCCACAACAAAATATGCACATCCCCCTCTATGAAGACCGGGTGAGCCTCTGATTCCCTGTTTGATGTGCCAGGGAGACGAAAACGCAGGAGGCTCACCCCCCTAAAAGAGTTAAAAAAATACCTGCTGCTATCACAGTGCCGATAACACCTGCCACATTGGGCCCCATGGCATACATAAGCAAATAATTTTTCTTATCCGCTTCCATGCCCACCTTATGAACCACCCTGGCAGCCATGGGTACGGCCGAGACACCTGCCGCACCCAGCAGCGGATTGATTTTATTTTTGGAACAAAGGTTCATGAGTTTGGCCAAAAGCACCCCTGTCATGGTGGAAATCACAAAGGCAAAAAGCCCCAGGCAGAAAACAAAAATCACCTGAGGCCTCAAAAAGTTCTCCGCATTCATGGTGGCCCCCACGGGCACACCAAGAAAGATGGTAACAATATTCATCAGTTCGTTCTGGGCGGCGTTATGAAGACGATCTACCACGCCGGACTCCCTGAACAGATTGCCCAGCATAAACATAGAGATCAACGGTGCGGATGCCGGAACCAGCAAGATGATGATGAAGGTGGAAACAATGGGGAACAAAGTCTTTTCAAGCTTGCCCACCTTTCTGCCCTTGGCCATGCGGATTTTTCTTTCGTCTACGGTGGTCAAAAGCTTCATCACCGGGGGCTGAATAATGGGCACAAGGGCCATGTAGGAATAGGCAGCCACGGCACAGACACCCAAAAGAGAGGGGGCCAGTTTGGATGCCAGGAATATGGTTGTGGGGCCGTCCGCCCCGCCGATGATACCAATGGTCGCCGCCGCCTTCAGGTCAAACCCAAAGGCCTGGGCCGCAAAAAAGGTGATGTACACCCCGGCCTGGGCACCGGCACCAAGAAAAATCAGCCTGGGATTGGCAATGAGCGGCCCAAAATCGGTGAGCGCCCCTAATCCTAAAAATATGACCGGTGGAATGATTTCCCAGTGGATACCATACTCGTAAAATTTCCAGAGCAGTCCTTCATGGGGGGTCATAAGCCCTGCAAGGGGCAGGTTAACGAGGATAATTCCAAATCCGATGGGCAGCAGCAGCAAGGGTTCATAGGACTTTCCAACGGCAAGATAGATCAGGGTCAATCCAATAATCCACATGACCACAATGCCTGGGGTAACATAAAACAGCCCCGTGGTCTGGAACAGGGGATACAACGCGTTCATTTATCCCCTCCGTGCCTGGTGGTTTCCTTAAGCGTCTTTCCGGACTCCAAAGCAGAGACGACCCTTCCGGTAAGCTTAATGGAAAGGTAAAGAAAAGCCATGCCCGTGAATACGCCCAAAAGACCGATGAGAAACACCCCTACCCCATCACCCATGATTTATTCCTTGTCTTTTGCTGTTGTGTGATCCCGGATAATTCTGGGCAAAATCATCTGATGCTGGGGACAGATGGATTTGGGGTTCTGATAGGCCGCGCCTGCAAAGGCCTGCATATAGTGCCGCAGATCGGCAAGCCGTACTACCTCATCCACCATGCCGTGTTTTGCGCAATATAATGGGGTTGACGTATCCTTGTATTGCTGGGCAAGGGCGTTCATCTTCTCCACCACGGGTTCAAGATCCCGGCCGGCGTCCTTTTCCTTGACAAGGCGTCTCGCATAGTTGGCCACTGCTGCCGTCTCTCCGTGCATCACGCAAATTTCCGTGGCACAGGTTCCCAGGGTAAAGGCATTGTTCCGGTTGGCCTGAGGGCCGCCCATGACATAATGGGCAGCGGCCGTTCCCTTGCGCAAAATGGCAAGCATCATGGGAAGCCCAGACTGCTGGATGGAGTAAACCAGAGACTGGCCCAAGCCTAAAAGCTCTGCTTTTTCGGCAATATCCCCCACATCAATGCCCGATGTATCCTGGAACCAGATCACAGGAATCCTGTCCCTGCCGCAAAAGGTCACAAACTCGCTCATCTTAAGCAGCCCCTGGCGATACAATTTGGCGCCCATACCTGGATAATCGGCATATTCGGGATATCCCTTGCCAAGGTATCCCTGGCGATTTCCGATACACGCCACAAGCAATCCATCCACCTTGCAAAGCCCGGTGTAGATCTCAGGACCATAGTCGGGACGATATTCCATGTGCTCGGAACCGTCCACAAGCCTTGCTAAAATATCGTCAAAATCATATACGGTCTTGGAGGCAATGGGCAGCAGACGCATGACATCTTCGGCCTTGAACGCCGGAGGTTTGGGCGCGGTCACCCTGAAGAATTCAGGATCATAGGCAGGCAACTTCTTCATGTAATCTCTGACACCATCCAAAACCTCTTTTTCCTCCTTGTACACAAAGCGAAAAAAACCGGTGTGATCATAATGGGTGGCCACAGATCCAGGCGGCTTCTCCCGGTGCTCTTTTGCTTTCTGGATCAGGGCTTCGGCCATGTCCACGGTAAACCCGCCCTGGGGGGACATTCCACTGACAATGCCCGCGCCCCCCACGGCCATATTGCATTTTTCATGGGCGAAAAGCACCGTGGGACTGATGGACTGGTAGCCGCCGCCGGCAGGGTTGGTGCCATAAATGGCCGCCAGCACGGGAATGCCTTCCTGCTCAAGCTCCGCATGCCTGAAAAACGGGGTGCCGGAACCCCTTCGGTTGGCATAAAATTTTTCCTGCTCAGTAAGCTTTGCCCCGCTGCAATTCACCAACCAAACCAACGGGATATTCAGCCTTTTGGCAAGGTCTGTGGTCCGCAAAATATTCTCGGACTGGCCGGCCAGCCAGGCACCGGCCATAACTTTATTGTCAAAACCGATCACAACCGCCCATTTGCCTGCAATTTTACCAAGGCCGTCAATGACATTGGTGGTGCCCTCAATGTTATCCGCTGGGTTATAAAGTGTATGAAGCGGGGTCCAGGTGTCCGGGTCCACAATATACTCCAGGCGCTGCCATACGGTCATCTGGCCGCGCTGGTTGATCTTTTCTTCGGGAAGACCGAGGTGTTTAACTTCGTCAACGGCGGCTAAAATCTTTTTTTCCGCCTCAAGCACCTGTTCGTAATTATTCTGGGTACGTTTTATGGTCCCTTTTTTAAGTGCTTTGCCAAAGGGCGTCATATTTTCAAAATAGGATTTCATTTATTTTTCCTTAGTGTCGAACGGAATCCCGTGTTTGGGCGAAACGTTTCCCATATGCAAGGCACAAAAAAATTTGGAACCGGAGCATACTATAGTATGTGAGGCCCGATCATATAATTTGGCAAATTTTTCTGTAACGCCGCGGGTGGGTGACTTTTCACGCAAACACTAATCAATGACGGCTAACAGATCATCCTCTTCCACCGCATCCCCCTCCTTGACGGCAATCGTTGATACTGTGCCGGAGCAAGGCGCAAATATGGGAGTTTCCATTTTCATGGCTTCGATCACCAAAATTTCGTCATCCTCTTCTATTGCTTCACCCGGCTCAACGCTTAAGCTGACAATTTTCCCTGACAGGGGGGCGAGTACATCTTCAGACATATGGATCTCCTTATTATTTTATTTATTCTGGCGGAGAGGGTGGGATTCGAACCCACGATCCCGGTATTACCGGGATACTGCTTTTCGAGAGCAGGGCCTTCAGCCGCTCGGCCACCTCTCCGGATCTTCCGGTCTTAGATTTATTGATCATTTGAAAAACTATCTGTTCGCTTTTCTGATACCCAACTGATCCAAGGCAATAATCCACTTGCATATATTGGCGGAGCCCTCCACCATGGCATAGGTGGGCGCATCCCGGTAGTATCGGGCCACGGGGTATTCAGTGGAGTAGCCGTAGGCACCCAGAATTCTCATGGCGTAGTTGGCGCATTTATACGCCACTTCGCCGGCCATGTATTTGGCCATAGCCACATCCATACCGTTGTTCAGCCTGCCCTGATCCTTGGCCCAGGCCGCTTTGTAGACAAGCAGTCGAGCGGCTTCGATTTCCGTAGCCATCTGTGCGATCATGTCCTGGTTCATCTGAAATTCGCCGATCTTTTTGCCGAACTGTTTTCTCTGATTGCAGTATTTTACGGCTTCGTCCAGACAGGCCTGGGCCAATCCCACGCCGCCGGCAGCTGCAGACAATCGGGTCTGATTCAAAGATGAAAATACAATTTTAGCACCATCACCGGGTTTGCCAAGGATATTTTCCTTGGGCACCTTAACATTATCTAAAAACAATTCCCCTGTGGGAGACGAGTGAGAGCCCAGTTTGTCCAGGGAAGAGGTTGTGACCCCGTCAAAATTCTTAGGTTCTATCACAAAGGCGGACAACCCCTTGGAACCGGCAGATTTATCCGTATAGGCATAGTAGAGCATACAATCTGCTACATCGGCATTGGAGATCCAGGTTTTACTGCCGTTCAGCAGCCAGTGATCTCCCTTGTCTTCGGCGGTGGAGGCAATGTTCATGACATCGGAACCCGCATCCGGTTCAGTGATGCCGAACCCGCCGATGTATTCGGCAGTACATAATTTTTCCACATATTTTTTGCGAACCGCTTCATTGCCGTATTTATAAATGGTGTATGCACACCCCAGCACCTGCATATTCACCTGCACCCGCAGGGATGAGGAAGCCTTGGCCAGCTCCTCGGTCACAATCATGGCAGCCAGAAACCCCAAATCTTCTCCGCCGTATTCTTCGGGTATCACAGTGCCGAAATATCCCATGTCACCCAGAGGACGCATCACCTCTTTAATGGGCAGATAATGTTGCTCATCCCACTGGTCTGCAAAGGGAACGATCTCTTTTTTTGCAAATTTTCGCAGCTCTTTTTGGAGCATTTGCAGTTCTTTGCTTAAATCAAAATCCATTTTATTCTCCCCGGCCTGTATTAAGACATATCAATCTGTTTTATCCATGCAAACAGCACTAACTTAAAATAAAAAACGGGTCAAGAAAAATCTGATTAAATATTTGATTAAAAGTGCATTAAAACCCCATGACATTTTATTCTATCTATTTTAAATATATTCAACCACTATGGGCTGGAAGCCCATAGTGGTTGAATTCAATGGTACAGTCATCCAGGGTCAACAGCAACGGCGCTGTATACCTGACATTTTTTGACAGATTCTTAACCAGATCTGTCAGATTACTGGCAGTCTCATTTTGAGAGGGTGTTGATGACATAAGCGGTATACTCCTTTGCAGCGTCAATAGACCTGGCTTCTGACAGCCCCCTAAACCCGCCAAAAGCGGAAACTTCAAAAACCATGGGCCCCTGGGAGGTCAAAGCCACGTCCACGCAGGTGAAATCAAGACCAAACAATGCCTGGGCTCTGCGGGCAAGTTCAATAATTTGTGGTTCAGGATCAAATGCCCTGTACCGTCCGCCCGAAGCAATGGTTGTATTCCACGTGCTTTCCCCACGGCGGGCCATCGGAAAAAGGAAAGGGAAATAGCGCCGGCAAATCTTCACAGAAAATTGAAAATTGTGTTGACCAATTGTTTAAAGCCGCAGACGATTTCTTGTAGCGCAAACCGACCACCGTTTCTGTCTGCAAAACCGGTAAACCTTCAACAGCATCACTGAGTGCCCAGGCCCCCAAATTATCACGTGATCCAATCACCAAAATACTATTCTTTGAT
Above is a window of uncultured Desulfobacter sp. DNA encoding:
- a CDS encoding OadG family protein, which encodes MGDGVGVFLIGLLGVFTGMAFLYLSIKLTGRVVSALESGKTLKETTRHGGDK
- a CDS encoding CBS domain-containing protein, whose amino-acid sequence is MKEIQIKTVMTPLLDYVTLKETDTVYDVFQILEKNNSDNRQAHRDVIVVDNNGKFKGKVTMLDIFRSLEPNYKKLFKNYKDGTLTKDYVINAVRDFNLWMEPIQNLCERGANIKISEIMHIPSDVEYLQENDSLEKALHEYVMGVHQPLIVKNGDTVTGVLRFCDLFEVIRDRMLACPAPE
- a CDS encoding sodium ion-translocating decarboxylase subunit beta codes for the protein MNALYPLFQTTGLFYVTPGIVVMWIIGLTLIYLAVGKSYEPLLLLPIGFGIILVNLPLAGLMTPHEGLLWKFYEYGIHWEIIPPVIFLGLGALTDFGPLIANPRLIFLGAGAQAGVYITFFAAQAFGFDLKAAATIGIIGGADGPTTIFLASKLAPSLLGVCAVAAYSYMALVPIIQPPVMKLLTTVDERKIRMAKGRKVGKLEKTLFPIVSTFIIILLVPASAPLISMFMLGNLFRESGVVDRLHNAAQNELMNIVTIFLGVPVGATMNAENFLRPQVIFVFCLGLFAFVISTMTGVLLAKLMNLCSKNKINPLLGAAGVSAVPMAARVVHKVGMEADKKNYLLMYAMGPNVAGVIGTVIAAGIFLTLLGG
- a CDS encoding circularly permuted type 2 ATP-grasp protein, encoding MRPTNESIPGNDPGPSGTKSVTPVFTTEILNQSTAVDLSNGKMQPPWDGLAKYLNSLGTAELSQRWKKARQIIHEHGSAYNVFNPTTATERPWTLDPIPLPISSRTWQNLEYGIQQRTKLLSLIFKDIYGRQEFINKRVIPAELIFGNPGFLRQCRFRGDRVTPDHHLFSSDLICLADGRWQVTSHGTQDPAGIGYALENRVILTRILPRMFHSKKVQRLAPFFKYLNLSLMEISGQKQQEPHIVMLCDGPFGAHYFEQVFLARYLGYTLVEANDLTTRGDWVFLKTLGGLQRVDVILRRIPDYACDPLLGSSRTFPGIPGLLQAVRAGNVAISNALGSGVLQSPGLFALLPKLCRDILGEPLLLENVDTFWLGSPDVLQRVVEEIKNNTRPMTLYSAFSPAHTRVVNTQTLAGPKIQELINAIQTTPYAWAGHYPVEPCTAPVWSEQGVKNRYTAMRMFSTAIMENAGTAPAKITDQVEAAVMSGGLARVADDSETLVLSGTQGKGQGAKDAWCLSERPTGFKSMLHRFTTPLEIHRGSDLPSRVADNMLWLGRYMERTEGMLRVIRSVLMRVHSETQLDKVREMPFFLRAMASLKIIAADLGRPDASFSVSLIEKELYRSIYGVQIQSSILNCLNNAIQVADRVRDRLSDDSWQILGRIEKGLVRIDPKNQSAQILEMLSDIILNMSAFAGLALESMTRGMGWRFMDMGRRIERALHMTTVMRSLIQGDTIPDANDLEAVLEVADSRITYHTRYRTTIHMEPLVDLLLLDEINPRSVGFQLAALYSHLESLPNSQPFSFRTKEEKIILDLTTRLRLADTQELMKPGEKDVLPNLEVLLEKLNKDLERLADSITQHYLSRIETEKQLNGQFEGKGYPVAEMVNNEI
- a CDS encoding flagellin yields the protein MTISFNNNPSALIAATMLEKTNTGLTNSLERIATGRKINSAADDAAGLTIANSLRSQSLATGQQMQNLSDNVSIAQTADGALGQITDILQDIRTQAENAAGGSHSQESLNAIQSDIQGSLDAINDIVDSTSYNGQNLLDGTYNRNGLSIASAYTSTLGSQETGFLSDIDITTPEGAQKALETLDRAMDQIGENRSSVGTTQNQYTSDIGNLSTMQLNQMASESEIRDVDIAEESIILNQMKLLRNANIYALNQSNEAQNKYADLLG
- a CDS encoding transglutaminase family protein, translating into MKYKISHRTHYQYDTPASLSHSELVLIPRNSEFQTCNQSRVCLKPKPSVRSIRQDYFGNTVINICLESPHSELDILAEAEVTLHPAAQLMPDQTPLWEQVKEKMMVYETPRDLEAFEFIFPSPMVQPNKEIARWAAEVFTPGTPILRAALDLSHRIFTEFAYDPNATNTSTPLAKAFEIKRGVCQDFAHVGIACLRAMGLAARYVSGYLNTQPPPGKSKLVGADASHAWFSIYIPGLGWVDMDPTNDVVPNDQHITLAWGRDYGDITPVRGSVLGGGNHRLQVAVDVMQQPLS
- a CDS encoding universal stress protein, which produces MFSKILLATTPADESKGASNLSFALARPRRSKLFVFHAYGLPEEGWSAIRYLLPSGKVEEVKKELEDYFSPQLSKIENYEVQVVPGIPQDEILRFARKKNVDLIVMGPHKVAENQPRIWGLTGSTLQKVSLKARCPVMIVPPDVPQIFPVDDVVLSKQDRKNFSILIVDDELSMRDSLREWLEDEGFYADMAESGAVALEMLEKKQYQLMLTDIKMPEMDGVTLLTRAKQNYPAMDVVMMTAYATIDTALKAMKTGALDYLVKPFDPDLLIPAVMKIHQDYEMIQGRLKVAFQNIVLAMDFSEPALCAFNYAFEIAKFYNASLHIFYAMPLLENDEYPSAERIEFQIQEAIEKMKTMFGTKLAGVVGYSIDAWEGAPHVEILKFARICHADLIVMAHHSKEKDPEKAVLGSTTLKVAGGAFCPVLSINRDFVPKPVV